In the Brettanomyces nanus chromosome 1, complete sequence genome, GCGCCAATCGTCCAAACAGCTGTCATCATGGACAAGCAAAACTGAAACCCAATGGGCCAATCAGAAAAGTTGTTGACTTGACCAAAGATAAAGGAACCATCATTGAAGTGACCTCTGTTTCTCATTGTTCCAATAGGTAACgcaatgaagaaaagagcaATTAATCCAGTATTCGAAACAGCAGATATCGTTTGCAATAAGGCAATGTGTCTCGAGGAAATACATGTGCAGATGGCCTGGGAAACAATACAAGCGGCAAAGATTCCATACGTTTTTCCGTTGGTGATGTCGAAATTACCATTTTTTGAAAGGTAAACGGCTGCAAGGatttcttctgcatttccGTAGGCAATACTAACAGAACCAGCAATCAATGCCATAGAGTTACTCATACCAATAACATAAGATATTAAAACACGGTGCTTTCTAGGAGCATAATAGAATGTCCAATAAAAAAGTCCGCCAGCGGTAGGTTCACTGGAGGCAAGTTCAGACATAGAAACACCTAAGGAAAGTATAAAGAGAGCCGAGACAAACCATGACCAAAGAAATCCCGCGGGACCAGCTGTTAAACCGGTGCCAGTTAGAGACGAGATAGACGGAAGAAGTCCCATTATACTATAAGCTATGCCAAACACCTGGAACGTGTTAAAGGTCCTATTTAGCTCCTGCTTGTAACCAATTTCAGCTAGAAGTCCTTCATCACCAACCGTTTTTCTCGGATCGATGTCTCGGATCTCTGATTGTGCACTTCTAATTTCTGAGATTCGACTGCCAATACTATGTACACGACTTAACGAGTTAGTTGGTGAAATCCCAACAGCCAGAATATTATTTGATAGTGTTTCTTTAATGCCCATTGTATTAAGAAACTAGACACCAATCAAGGTGTCCATATCTGCGGCTAGGATGTCAGACTCAATATATATAGACTCGTTCATTCTCAACTATTCATATCTCTGGCTTATCTGTCCTAGATGCGGGGCAACACATTGTAGAAGAGGAGACACATTTCAGCAGCGGGTTCAGACCGATAAATCTCATCTAACCGCTAAGAGGTTTTGCAGGCATCTTCCGAACTTGCACACGGCATTCTTTagtaaaaaagaaatggtGAATAGAgagattttttttcttagcGGATATGGGAGGCCTATTCTTACGTAGAGTATCAATTTACGAGAGCCAATTAACAACTGGCATAATTCTAAATAAAATCCTATCTATTAGCATTTCTTTGGTTACTTTGTCTATTCTTTGGACAGTCTGATTTCACTACTCCTCAACAAACTGTGAGACATTTAGCGTCCAGGTATACCCTCAACCTCAGgaaatttctttttcgtGCATCATCACCGATGGGGCCTCGAGGCATGGCATCTCATCGGGATGAAGGtaaaattgaagaaatttaATTAATTCACTTCTGGTTTTCAGATATGAAGTAGCcaataagaaaaaataaattaCGTCATCCAGAACACAATCACCGTTTGGTCAGATAGCTCTTACAGTTGTATCcggaaagagaaatatatTTGACAGAAGctatagaaaagaaacgcCATCTAAAGAATATGTCGAATCCATGGATTACCCGCCAGCATATTATACATCTAACCTTAAACTCCGGGAAGGTTTGGATAGTTtattttccaaaaagaatCTTTAGAAAGATCCGCAACGGTTTCCTTATTGACGAAGGATGCACCTGAATCATCCAAATCCCAAAAGTATATATACTCGATCTGTGAACCTAAACTTACAATGTAGCTAAGTACTTTATGGTAATTCAAGCCTACCTGCTTGATACCATGAGAATCGTCACTCAAGCAGAATCTAGCACCCTTAGATAGCGCATATTGTACTATATCTCGTTTAGGGTACGGCGAGTTCCAGCCTTTTCTGATAGCGGCTGAATTAAGCTCAATAAGTGCACCTTGTTGGTTAATCAGCTCAATATTTCTGCCAATGGAGTACCAAACCTGTGGCCAATCTTTGGCAAGATTAATATCCTTTAGCGGCTTACCTGTAATCTCGCAGGTATcgttatcttcatcttgaaaaagTCTGATAAGGTCAAAATGTGAAACCACCTCGggcttcaactttgaaatAACTTCGTATTGGCAATTGAAGTATGCCAAAAAGAAATCGTGGAAAGATTTGTAGTGTGATTTGGCCCGAAGCCAGTTTTCTCGATCAAAATCGATCGGAATTCTATCGATGTAGTGCACAGACCCTAGCACAATATCCATATGATACTTAGCACGCAATTCCTGATACTTCTCAAGATGTGAACTGTCAATTCCTCCTTCACTTTCAAATCCCACCAAGATCTTCAACCTATTGGTCTTATCCGAGTTGACCTgtctttgaatcttcttcgCATGAGTAACATATCGATCGAATGTAGCAGAAAGTCCTTCTAAAGAGATCTCAGATTCTTCCGGATATAACAAGTCTCGGGAATATCGCGGACAATGCTCAGTGAGACAGAAAGTGCGAAAGTTCATCTCCTTCGCACGAGAAACCACCTCATCCAACGTGTTGACTGCGTGAGATACATACTGTCCCGAGTGAG is a window encoding:
- a CDS encoding uncharacterized protein (BUSCO:EOG09342R2S) — translated: MVFSHHSHSGQYVSHAVNTLDEVVSRAKEMNFRTFCLTEHCPRYSRDLLYPEESEISLEGLSATFDRYVTHAKKIQRQVNSDKTNRLKILVGFESEGGIDSSHLEKYQELRAKYHMDIVLGSVHYIDRIPIDFDRENWLRAKSHYKSFHDFFLAYFNCQYEVISKLKPEVVSHFDLIRLFQDEDNDTCEITGKPLKDINLAKDWPQVWYSIGRNIELINQQGALIELNSAAIRKGWNSPYPKRDIVQYALSKGARFCLSDDSHGIKQVGLNYHKVLSYIVSLGSQIEYIYFWDLDDSGASFVNKETVADLSKDSFWKINYPNLPGV